One part of the Acidobacteriota bacterium genome encodes these proteins:
- a CDS encoding 30S ribosomal protein S1, with translation MTNATETMTSGPAVEEHPESVQPETASQPAAAPHADSTDPQASASDDGAASDDFATALENFTTESEEAAGEDNVIHGTVVKLTATHVVVDIGTKNEGMVPIAEVMDHEGKPKFQPGDAIDVMREKGMTDEGYVNLSHQKAARLRAWDDIEKAFNEKKPIKGIVVDRIKGGLTVDIEGAQAFLPGSQVDLRPVRNLDGMKGQTIEVAVIKLNKKRGNIVVSRKQLLEEEQTEKRGATLEHLEEGAILTGVVKNLTEYGAFVDMGGIDGLLHITDMSWGRLTHPRDLVNVGDQIQVKVLKYDKDKQRVSLGFKQLTPDPWLDAEHRYPVGAHVAGRVISVTDYGAFVELEQGIEGLVHVSEMTWSKRMKHPSKLVNVGDQVECVVLSVNPTERRISLGMRQLASNPWDTLHDKYPVGMTVEGKVRNLTEFGAFIEIEDGIDGLVHVSNLSWTKRVKHPSEVLKKGDKVKAIVLAIEPDKRRLSLGVKQLQPDVWDSFFAQHRVGDIVHGKVLRVANFGAFVEIADGVEGLCHNSEAVDDKGQPVALEPNAEFDFKIIKMNQEEKKVGLSIKAVGEEASRQEVESYKHPASSTSSTIGELINWKRAGGDNN, from the coding sequence ATGACAAACGCTACCGAAACTATGACCAGCGGCCCGGCCGTAGAGGAACATCCGGAGTCCGTACAACCCGAAACCGCGTCTCAACCCGCAGCAGCGCCGCATGCCGACTCCACCGATCCGCAGGCTTCTGCCTCCGATGACGGAGCCGCCAGCGACGATTTCGCTACTGCGCTTGAAAACTTCACGACCGAATCCGAGGAAGCGGCCGGTGAAGACAATGTGATCCACGGTACCGTGGTGAAGCTTACTGCGACCCACGTCGTGGTCGACATTGGCACTAAGAACGAAGGCATGGTGCCGATCGCGGAAGTCATGGATCACGAGGGCAAGCCCAAGTTCCAGCCCGGCGATGCCATCGATGTGATGCGGGAAAAAGGGATGACGGACGAGGGTTACGTCAACCTCTCTCACCAGAAGGCTGCGCGTTTGCGCGCCTGGGATGACATCGAGAAGGCGTTCAACGAAAAGAAGCCCATCAAGGGCATCGTCGTCGATCGCATCAAGGGCGGCCTGACGGTCGATATCGAAGGCGCGCAGGCGTTTCTTCCGGGCTCGCAGGTGGATCTGCGTCCGGTACGCAATCTGGACGGCATGAAGGGCCAGACCATCGAAGTCGCGGTCATCAAGCTGAACAAGAAACGCGGCAACATCGTGGTTTCGCGTAAACAGCTGCTGGAAGAAGAACAGACCGAAAAGCGCGGCGCGACGCTCGAGCACCTGGAAGAAGGCGCGATCCTGACCGGAGTCGTCAAAAATCTCACCGAGTACGGCGCATTCGTCGACATGGGTGGGATCGACGGCCTGCTGCACATCACCGATATGTCCTGGGGACGCCTCACGCATCCTCGCGACCTGGTGAACGTCGGTGACCAGATTCAGGTCAAGGTTCTTAAGTACGACAAGGACAAGCAACGCGTCTCGCTGGGCTTCAAGCAACTGACGCCCGATCCGTGGCTCGATGCCGAGCATCGTTATCCGGTGGGCGCGCACGTTGCCGGACGCGTGATCAGCGTCACCGACTACGGTGCGTTCGTCGAATTGGAGCAGGGCATCGAAGGCCTGGTCCACGTCAGCGAAATGACATGGTCCAAGCGGATGAAGCATCCGTCGAAGCTGGTCAACGTCGGCGATCAGGTCGAGTGCGTGGTACTGAGTGTGAATCCGACTGAACGCCGTATCTCGCTGGGCATGCGCCAACTGGCGTCGAATCCTTGGGACACGTTGCACGATAAGTATCCCGTTGGGATGACGGTCGAAGGCAAGGTTCGCAACCTGACTGAGTTCGGCGCGTTCATCGAGATCGAAGATGGCATCGACGGTTTGGTCCACGTCAGCAACCTGAGCTGGACCAAGCGTGTGAAGCATCCTTCGGAAGTTTTGAAGAAGGGTGACAAGGTCAAGGCCATCGTTCTCGCGATCGAACCGGATAAGCGCCGCCTGTCGTTGGGCGTGAAGCAGCTTCAGCCCGACGTTTGGGACAGCTTCTTCGCGCAGCATCGCGTGGGCGACATTGTCCACGGCAAAGTGCTGCGGGTGGCGAACTTCGGCGCATTCGTGGAGATCGCGGATGGCGTCGAAGGCCTCTGCCACAACTCGGAAGCGGTTGACGACAAGGGCCAGCCGGTCGCGCTCGAGCCGAATGCTGAGTTCGACTTCAAGATCATCAAGATGAATCAGGAAGAGAAAAAAGTCGGCCTGAGCATCAAGGCGGTTGGCGAGGAAGCTTCTCGCCAGGAAGTGGAGTCCTACAAGCACCCGGCATCTTCCACCAGTTCGACGATTGGCGAGCTGATTAACTGGAAGCGGGCGGGCGGGGACAACAACTAA